The following are encoded together in the Bubalus bubalis isolate 160015118507 breed Murrah chromosome 14, NDDB_SH_1, whole genome shotgun sequence genome:
- the INSM1 gene encoding insulinoma-associated protein 1, whose product MPRGFLVKRSKKSTPVSYRIRGGEDGDRALLLLPGCGGARASPPAPGPGPGPGPGPLQPPPPTERAHAALAAALACAPGPPPPPPGLRAAHFGNPEAAHPAPLYSPTRPVSREHEKHKYFERSFNLGSPVSAESFPTPAALLVGGGGGGGGANGAGGGGTCSGDPLLFAPAELKMGTAFSAGAEAARGPGPGPPLPPAAALRPPGKRPSPPASAAAAAAAEPPAKVAKAPGSKKPKAIRKLHFEDEVTTSPVLGLKIKEGPVEAPRGRAGGAARPLGEFICQLCKEEYADPFALAQHKCSRIVRVEYRCPECAKVFSCPANLASHRRWHKPRPAPAAARACEPETPARAEAREVTGGGSSDRDTPSPGGVSESGSEDGLYECHHCAKKFRRQAYLRKHLLAHHQALQAKGAPPPAPPAEDLLALYPGPDEKVPQEAAGDGEAAGVLGLSASSECHLCPVCGETFPSKGAQERHLRLLHAAQVFPCKYCPATFYSSPGLTRHINKCHPSENRQVILLQVPVRPAC is encoded by the coding sequence ATGCCCCGCGGCTTCCTGGTGAAGCGCAGCAAGAAGTCCACGCCGGTATCCTACCGGATCCGCGGCGGCGAGGACGGCGATCGGGCGCTGCTGCTCTTGCCGGGCTGCGGGGGCGCCCGCGCCTCGCCCCCGGCGCCCggcccggggccggggccggggccgggcccgctgcagccgccgccgccgacCGAGCGCGCCCATGCGGCGCTCGCCGCCGCGCTCGCCTGCGCGCCGGGCCCGCCGCCACCCCCGCCAGGGCTGCGGGCCGCGCACTTCGGCAACCCCGAGGCCGCGCACCCCGCGCCGCTCTACAGCCCCACGCGGCCCGTGAGCCGCGAGCACGAAAAGCACAAGTACTTCGAGCGCAGCTTCAACCTCGGCTCGCCCGTCTCGGCCGAGTCCTTCCCCACGCCCGCCGCGCTGCTCGtgggtggcggcggcggcggcggcggggccaaCGGCGCCGGAGGTGGTGGCACCTGCAGCGGCGACCCGCTGCTCTTCGCGCCCGCCGAGCTCAAGATGGGCACGGCTTTCTCGGCAGGAGCCGAGGCGGCTCGCGGCCCGGGGCCTGGTCCCCCACTGCCCCCCGCCGCCGCCTTGCGGCCCCCGGGAAAGCGGCCTTCGCCCCCAGCctccgccgcggccgccgccgccgcagagCCGCCCGCCAAGGTAGCCAAGGCCCCGGGTTCCAAGAAGCCCAAAGCCATCCGCAAGCTGCACTTCGAGGACGAGGTGACCACGTCGCCCGTGCTGGGGCTCAAGATCAAGGAGGGTCCGGTGGAGGCGCCGCGAGGCCGCGCGGGGGGTGCGGCGCGGCCGCTGGGCGAGTTCATCTGCCAGCTCTGCAAAGAGGAGTACGCCGACCCCTTCGCGCTGGCACAGCACAAGTGCTCGCGGATCGTGCGCGTGGAGTACCGCTGCCCCGAGTGCGCCAAGGTCTTCAGCTGCCCGGCCAACCTGGCCTCGCATCGCCGCTGGCACAAACCGCGGCCTgcgcccgccgccgcccgcgcgTGCGAGCCCGAAACTCCTGCCCGGGCGGAGGCGCGGGAGGTGACGGGCGGCGGTAGCAGCGACCGCGACACGCCGAGCCCGGGCGGCGTGTCCGAATCGGGCTCCGAGGACGGGCTCTACGAGTGCCACCACTGCGCCAAGAAGTTCCGCCGCCAGGCCTATCTGCGCAAGCACCTGCTGGCGCACCACCAGGCGCTGCAGGCCAAGGGCGCGCCGCCGCCGGCGCCCCCGGCCGAGGACCTACTGGCCTTGTACCCCGGGCCCGACGAGAAGGTGCCCCAGGAGGCGGCCGGCGACGGCGAGGCGGCCGGCGTGCTGGGCCTGAGTGCGTCCTCCGAATGCCACCTGTGCCCGGTGTGCGGGGAGACGTTCCCCAGCAAGGGCGCCCAGGAGCGCCACCTGCGCCTGCTGCACGCCGCCCAGGTGTTCCCCTGCAAGTACTGCCCGGCCACCTTCTACAGCTCGCCCGGCCTCACGAGGCACATCAACAAGTGCCACCCGTCCGAGAACAGACAGGTGATCCTCCTGCAGGTGCCCGTGCGTCCGGCCTGCTAG